Part of the Paenibacillus wynnii genome is shown below.
TATTATCGATATATACAGGGAACGAAGTAGTATCGCTATCCAAACCACTGCCCACTAGGGAAAGTGCAATATCGTCTGCCTCTTCGCGTTTGGTTGCATCAGACAAATCGATGGACGGGGAGAATTTGGCATATTCAACACCGTTAATCGTTACTTTTTGCATCTCCGAAAGGGCAACCTGTGTGGTTTCCATTCCGTATTTATTTTCCCAATCCGGTGGAAGCATAACTACAGCACGAAGACTAGGGGTAGCTTTCGAACTTCCTGCCGATACCGGTATCCATGCATCGAACTTGATACGTGATACATCGGCTAAGGTATCGCTGTTAATGACCGACTTCGCGTTGGTCAACTCCAGCTTCAACTCCTGCCAGTTATCACCATAAACAGCCTTTGTTACACCTATTTTAAGAACACCATTCCCATCCAATGTACTGTGGGTGAGAGACGAAACTTCAGCCTGATACCCTCCATTATTTTGTACACCTAGGATATCTTGATCAAAAGTATACGAATGGATTAATACTTCACCAATTTTCACGAAGACCGTATTGGTTTGTTCCTGTAGAACCGTGCCGTCAGCACCATACACCTTAACAGTAATGGTATTCGACTTGCCGTTAAGACTGGCAGCCGGTGACCAATCTGCTGAATAGAAGAAGCCGTCCGCTTCCAGTGTCATTGGTGTTTCCACAGTGGAGCCGTTAACAGTGTATACAACCTTAACCGGCGTTTCATTTAAAACACGAGCCCGAACCTTCGTGGTATTCGTGCTGATCGTACCTTGGTTCGTAGGTGAAGCGATGTGCATCAACGGCTTTTCAACGGCTGCATCTATACTTCGGTTATAAGCGCCGGTTACCCCGTTGCTGAATATCGAATACTCATCATCATAGAATTTTTTGAAATCTGCAAGCATCTCATGCTCATGAGCAGGGTCACCTGTTGGATACGGTACATAAATAGAGTTCGCACCAAAGTTCGCCCAAGTCAACATATAAGCCATGCGCTTGGAGTCAGGATCACTCTTCAACGCAGTAGCCAAGCGGGTATAGAAATCCGTCGTTGTATTTCCGCTTACCTGCATTTTTTGATAACCGAATTCCGTAAGTGCTGCCACTTTATTCTTTCGATCCGCAATTTTGGAGACAAGCTTCGTTTCCTTAACAACACTGTCGAACCAGCCTTGACCTTCCCCGTTATAATAGCTGTCGAAGCCAATGATATCTACATAGTCATCACCCGGATAAGTCTCAAGGTATTTCTCCTCGTTGTCCCCGAAGCCTCCCCCAGGTGAGTAGGCATACAGGAAGTTGTGAACACCTTTTTGGTCACGCAGGTATTCAACGGTATATCGGTAGATTTCTTTGTATTCATCTTTTGTCGTGAAGGCTGCCCCCCACCAAAACCAACTACCGCTTTGCTCGTGGAATGGGCGGAAAACAACCGGAATCGGTTTGCCATCGTCAGTCTTTAGTTTTTTTGCAAAATCCGCGATATTATCTAAAAACTGATTAAACTCCTGATGGTTCGAACCACCGGGGAGAATAGTTGATACTACGTTACCTTTAAGGTCATAGAAATCTCCGCCTGTCACAAAGTTCGGCATGTGTGAGCTCAGGTTAAGAACACCGTTTTGGGCATAAGCCTTTTTCATTACATCGATTAGATTGTCGCGGCTTTGCTCAAAGTTACCCGATACTCCTGGCTTCTCATGCCCCTCAAGACTGAGCGTATCCCAACCAAAAACCGCAGGATAAGCACCAACCGCATTCAGAGAATCAGACTGGGTACCATTCTTTTCTGTGATCGACATCCCTTCGGTTGTAGCGTGCTGCTGTCCAAATAAAATATTCTTACCGCGGATATCCTGAAGATAGGCGAAAAGAGATTTGGTCTCAGCTGTAGCCTTCGAGTCTACGAAGTCGACTGTAGATATGGGTGTAGGGGTTACAGTACCAGAGCCGTTATTCGTCGTTGGCGTGGTTGGTGTTGTTGGAGATCCTGGCGTAACCGGCACCGATACACCGTTTGCCACTGTAATTGTTCCTACCCCAACCACAACACCGTTGACCGTTAGGCCGGAAGCTCGAACGATGGCATTCGAAATATTTCCTTTACCGACAATCGTTGTTCCCGGTGCATCTAGATTAACCGTTAAGTTTGTAATCGAGGCACCTTCCGCAACCAATAAGGCGACTAATTTATTAATTGTGGCTACAACGACTTTCGTACCAACCCCAAGCTCTAGGCGAGACTTGCTCTCCATTGAGATATTAGCGATCTGTGTTGTACCAGTTGTCATTACACGGACCATACCATCCGGGCGTCTAACTTGCACATTACCGAGGTTGGCGTTATTGAAAGTGATAGTGTTCTCACCGCCACCCCATATATAAGTGGTTCCCTTAACCGTTATACCGTCAAGCGTAACTTCCCCGTCGCCAATACCCGGTGCTAGGTATAGATTACCGTTGATAGTCGCTCCCTTCAGGTTCGCTCCATCTTTATTGATGATTACGCTTCCATTAATGATTGCAGCTTCATGGTTACCCGTAGTTGCATAATACCCTGTTATCAGTTGATCTAGAAGCGTAACTACTTCTGCACGTGTTATTTTACCTTCTGGCTTAAAGGATCCATCTGCATATCCACTGATTTTACCTGCAAAGGCATTTACAGCTTCAACTGCGTATTTCTGAATATCGGCTGAATCTTTAAAAGACGAAGCAAATGATGTATTCCCCCCAGTTGCAAGACTAAACGCCCTTGCAAGCAGTGTCACTGCATCTTGGCGGGAAATTTCTGTCGTGGCCCGAGCCTGATCCTTCTCAAAGCCAAGGTAATAGCCAGCTTCCTTTGCAATTGAGAGTTGATGCGCGTACCAGCTGCCAGCTGAAACATCGCTGAAATTTATTGTAGATGCGGCGGTAAAACCGAATACTTGATTGATGATCGTAACGAATTCTGCGCGATTAATACTCTGATTAGGGTGGAATGTCCCATCCGGATAGCCCTTAATGACACCGTTATTCATCCATTGACCAATATCAGTAGCAGCCCAGTGCCCCTGCAAATCAGAAGCAGTAGATGATACATTTCCTGCCCCGCCTGTAGCCGCGTAGGCCGGAGCAAGCGAGGTTCCAATCATTGCCGCAGCCATGAAGGAAGCTAGCCATTTTGTTGAACCTTTCATGAGAACCCTCCTAAGAATCATTATTTTACCAAACAAAAACTAACAAATATTTATTTTTGTTAGCACCCTCCCCTTTGCTATGTCAGCAAAAAATCTAATGAATACGGTTTAAAAATACTAATATATTACATTGTAAGCGCTTAATAATATATTATACAGACCCTGAATTCATTTGAATATGTCCTCTATTTGTTTTCATAGTCTCGTATTGTGTTTTTGTTATATTTAAATTAGTTAAATACGAAAACAAAATAAGACAAAATACCTAATTAATTAGCAAAAAAAGCAAGCTCCCTAATTCAGGAAGCCTGCTGCTAGTCAAATCACCTTAGTATATTGATTTCTTTTATTTAAAAGCGGGAATTGCGATATCTGCGTAGTTGTCCTCCAGAAACTTTTTCACTTCAGGACCACTCATCCGCTCGGCTAGCTTTTTGATGGCTGCGGACTCCTTGTTATCCTTACGGGAAACCAGAGTAATGGAAAACTCGGATTCCTCACTTTCCGTAATCAGCGCATCCTTCTTGGGTGTAAGTCCAAGCGGACTGGCGTAAGCTGGAGTCATGGCCACCAAATCAGCATCATCCAGCATGCGGGCCAGCATCAGTAAATCCACTTCCTCAATCACAAACTTTCTTGGATTCTCAATAATGTCTGCCTGAGTTGCTTGAATCCCTACGCCTTCCTTCAGCTTAATTAACCCCGCTGCTTCGAACATGACCAAGGAACGCCCGATATTCGACGGATCATTTGCCACTACAAGAGTGGATCCATCCGGTAATTCTTCGATATTCTTAAAACGTTTGGAATAACCACCGTAAATCGCATTATAAATAGGTTGGACTGCTACAAGATCAGATCCCTTGCTGGCATTGAACTGCTCCATGTAGGGAACATGTTGAAAAAAGTTAGCGTCAACTTCCTTATTGGCTAACGCCTCATTAGGCTGCACGTTATCCGACAGTACCATGATCTCAAGCTCGATACCATCCTCTTTCAGTAATGGTTTCACAATATCCATGATATCCGTCATCGGAGGAATCAGTGTCGCAACTTTCAACTTATTAGACACAGTTGAATTTGGAGCTTGGCTACCTTCAGATGTTTTCTTCTCTCCACAACCTGCAATGATAACCGTAAGTGTCAGAACCAATATAATTAATTTTTTCATTAGTGCAGCTAGCCTCCATTTTATAGTACGAATAGTTGTTGATTTACACATTCATCATCTCTTATCGAGAAGTCTCGACAAGGAACCTCCCGCGAATTGAACAAATTGCACCAGTACGATCATAACTAGAATCGCATAGATCATCACTTCCGTCTCAAAACGCTGATACCCATAACGGATTGCAAAGTCTCCGACTCCGCCCCCACCGACAACTCCCATCACTGTTGAGAAAGATATAAAGCTGATCGTCGAGGTTGTCAATCCGAGCACCAATCCTGAACGAGCTTCGACATACAGAAACTTAAAGGTAAGACTCAGCTTGGAAGCTCCCATAGACAAGGCCGCATCAATCGTACCTTTTGGCACCTCTAACAAAGATTGCTCAACCAAACGCGAGTAATAAACTATAGCGACAATCGACAGAGGTACCGTTGCTGCGATCGTGCCAATGGCTGTTCCTACAATCATGCGAGTTAGGGGAATCAGGGCAACGACCAGCAGCAAAAAGGGAAAGGAACGTACAATATTAACAATACTGTTCAGTATCAAAGACAAGTACTTATTCTCATAAAGTTGGCCTTTTCGACAAAAAAACAACAGTGTCCCCAGTGGAAGTCCCAGGAGCAGGGCAGCGCTGACCGATATTCCTACCATCACAAAAGTTTCCCCGATCGATTGCCACATTTGGGCCTGATACTTAATCATACTCTCAAACATAGACTTCTCTCTCTTTGCCGATAATCTGTTCCCTATAGGAACTAAAGCTTCCTGCGGCTGGACGGAATTTTCCGTCTTCCCTTGAGAACGAATCAATGATTCGCCCGCTTTCCATCACGGAGACGTGACTGCATATGGTTTTGATAACGTCCATCTCATGAGTGACAATCATAATGGTTACCCCTAGACTTGAATTCACATGCTTTAACACATTTAAAATCTCCACTGTAGTTGCAGGATCAAGTGAAGAGGTTGGCTCATCGCAGAGCAACAGTTTGGGGTTGTTAACCAGAGCACGGGCGATACCTACACGCTGACGCTGTCCTCCGCTGAGCTGGGCGGGATATTGCTCTTCTTTGTCCTCAAGTCCTACAAACTTCAAACACTCCTTCACGCGCCTTATCCGCTCTTTCTTCGGCATACCTGCCAGCTCCAGGGGGATGGATACATTACGGCTGACTGTTGCGTTTGATACTAGATTAAATTGCTGAAAAATCATTCCAATCTTCTGCCTCTCCTTTCGTAGCTGCTTATCCGGCAATCCCATCAATTGCTGTCCATCTATGGTAACGGTTCCTTGATCAGGTTGTTCCAGTAAATTGATCATTCGCAGCAGCGTAGACTTCCCGGCTCCACTTGCACCGATAATGCCATGTATAGCTCCCGCATTGACCTCGAGTGAAACATTATCGACAGCCTTATACAGCCCGTCCCGCAGCTTGTAGCTTTTGCTTACCTCATTTAGCGATAGGATGATGATTCCCCCTTCCGTTCCGCCTAAGAATGATTCTGGTGAGGATTCAATCTATTGTATCATAATTATTTAAAAACTGTTTCTTTAAAATTATCTATAAATAATAAGGCATTTTCTCCGCTGTGTCACCACTTTTTTATCTATTTTTTCAGATAGGGTTAACTCATAGATTGTACTCATCTGTCAAAATCAAAAAAGAGCAGTTGAAATCGCGAGGATTTCCACTGCTCTACTGTTATACCCTATGCTTGATTTAAAAATCAGTCCGTTTCAAACAAAAATAAAATAGGCTTATAAAACTGCTCGAAGGCAATTTTATAAGCCTATTTCAGATACCGGCGAGAGGACTCGAACCTCCACGGTTTCCCACTCGATTTTGAGTCGAGCGCGTCTGCCATTCCGCCACGCCGGCAAATACTAAATGGAGGCGCCACCCAGATTTGAACTGGGGATAAAGCTTTTGCAGAGCTTTGCCTTACCACTTGGCTATGGCGCCATAAAACAGTTGGAGCGGACGACGGGAATCGAACCCGCGACCCTCGCCTTGGCAAGGCGATGCTCTACCGCTGAGCCACGTCCGCAATATGGCTGGGGATATAGGATTTGAACCTATGCATGACGGAGTCAAAGTCCGTTGCCTTACCGCTTGGCTAATCCCCAACATACAAATAGAAAGTAAAATGGGGCGACCGATGGGTCTCGAACCCACGAATGCCGGAACCACAATCCGGTGCGTTAACCACTTCGCCACGATCGCCATATGATACAAAACTAACTTTTTAATATAATAACTTTTAAAGAATATGGGGCGACCGATGGGTCTCGAACCCACGAATGCCGGAACCACAATCCGGTGCGTTAACCACTTCGCCACGACCGCCATATTATACTTTAAAAATTATTGGCAGGGGCAGCAGGAATTGAACCCACACCAACGGTTTTGGAGACCGTTGTTCTACCCTTAAACTATGCCCCTAAAACTGGTGGAGGATGATGGATTCGAACCACCGAACACTAACGTGAGCAGATTTACAGTCTGATGCGTTTGGCCACTTCGCTAATCCTCCAAGGATGGTGCCGGCGAGAGGACTTGAACCCCCAACCTACTGATTACAAGTCAGTTGCTCTACCAGTTGAGCTACACCGGCGTATTCTTTTGTAAGGCTTATGGTGGCTCGAGACGGATTCGAACCGCCGACACGAGGATTTTCAGTCCTCTGCTCTACCGACTGAGCTATCGAGCCTTAGTACAAAATATAAATGGCGGAACCGACGGGATTCGAACCCGCGATCTCCTGCGTGACAGGCAGGCATGTTAGGCCAACTACACCACGGTTCCAAATTGGTTGCGGGGGCAGGATTTGAACCTGCGGCCTTCGGGTTATGAGCCCGACGAGCTACCGGGCTGCTCCACCCCGCGTCATAAGCAATATAAAATTGATGGTGGAGGCTGAGGGGTTCGAACCCCCGACCCTCTGCTTGTAAGGCAGATGCTCTCCCAGCTGAGCTAAGCCTCCATAAACGAACAATTGTTATCATACCAATTTCAACCTACAAAATCAAGTGAAAAATGGTGACCCGTATGGGATTCGAACCCATGTTACCTCCGTGAAAGGGAGGTGTCTTAACCCCTTGACCAACGGGCCAAACTACTAAGAAAATATTATGGCGGAGAGAGAGGGATTCGAACCCTCGAGACGCTTGTGGCGCCTACACGATTTCCAATCGTGCTCCTTCGGCCAAACTCGGACACCTCTCCATATGGCTCCCCGAACAGGGCTCGAACCTGTGACAACTCGATTAACAGTCGAGTGCTCTACCAACTGAGCTATCAGGGAATATATATTCAGGCTTGATCGCCTGAAAACTGAATCCGAAACAAATCTGCGTTTAGATATTTGGATAAGCCCTCGACCGATTAGTATTGGTCAGCTCCATGCATTGCTGCACTTCCACCTCCAACCTATCTACCTCGTCGTCTTCAAGGGGTCTTACTAATTGGGAAATCTCATCTTGAGGGGGGCTTCACGCTTAGATGCTTTCAGCGCTTATCCCGTCCGTACGTAGCTACTCAGCCATGCTCCTGGCGGAACAACTGATGCACCAGCGGTACGTCCATCCCGGTCCTCTCGTACTAAGGACAGCTCCTCTCAAATTTCCTGCGCCCACGACAGATAGGGACCGAACTGTCTCACGACGTTCTGAACCCAGCTCGCGTACCGCTTTAATGGGCGAACAGCCCAACCCTTGGGACCTACTTCAGCCCCAGGATGCGATGAGCCGACATCGAGGTGCCAAACCTCCCCGTCGATGTGGACTCTTGGGGGAGATAAGCCTGTTATCCCCAGGGTAGCTTTTATCCGTTGAGCGATGGCCCTTCCATGCGGTACCACCGGATCACTAAGTCCGACTTTCGTCCCTGCTCGACTTGTAGGTCTCGCAGTCAAGCTCCCTTATGCCTTTGCACTCTTCGAATGATTTCCAACCATTCTGAGGGAACCTTGGAACGCCTCCGTTACTCTTTAGGAGGCGACCGCCCCAGTCAAACTGCCCGCCTGACACGGTCCCCGTACCCGATTAGGGCACTAGGTTAGAACCTAGATACGATCAGGGTGGTATCCCAACGTCGCCTCTGCAGAAGCTTGCGCTCCTACTTCTCTGGCTCCCACCTATCCTGTACAGATCGTACCCAAATTCAATATCAAGCTGCAGTAAAGCTCCATGGGGTCTTTCCGTCTTGTCGCGGGTAACCTGCATCTTCACAGGTATTAAAATTTCACCGGATCTCTCGTTGAGACAGCGCCCAAGTCGTTACGCCATTCGTGCGGGTCAGAATTTACCTGACAAGGAATTTCGCTACCTTAGGACCGTTATAGTTACGGCCGCCGTTTACTGGGGCTTCGGTTCACAGCTTCGGATTGCTCCTAACCGCTCCCCTTAACCTTCCAGCACCGGGCAGGCGTCAGCCCGTATACTTCGCCTTGCGGCTTCGCACAGACCTGTGTTTTTGCTAAACAGTCGCTTGGGCCTTTTCACTGCGGCCCCCTCGTGCTATTCACACTACCGGGGCACCCCTTCTCCCGAAGTTACGGGGTCATTTTGCCGAGTTCCTTAACGAGAGTTCTTCCGCGCGCCTTAGAATTCTCTTCTCGCCTACCTGTGTCGGTTTGCGGTACGGGCACCTTCTCCTGGCTAGAGGCTTTTCTTGGCAGTGTGAGATCATGACCTTCGCTACTACAATTTTCGCTCCCCATCACAGCCTGGCCTAATAATGTGCGGATTTGCCTACACATTAGCCTCACTGCTTAGACGGACACTTCCATCAGTCCGCGTCACTACCCTCCTGCGTCACCCCATCGCTCATAGCGGATTACGGTGGTACAGTAATTTCAAACTGTTGTCCTTCGACTACGCCTTTCGGCCTCGCCTTAGGTCCCGACTTACCCTGAGCGGACGAGCCTTCCTCAGGAAACCTTGGGCTTTCGGCGGATCAGATTCTCACTGATCTTTTCGTTACTCATACCGGCATTCTCACTTGTATACGCTCCAGCACTCCTCACGGTATACCTTCAACGTATATACAACGCTCCCCTACCCCAGATACTTAGTATCTAGCCATAGCTTCGGTGGTGTGTTTAGCCCCGTTACATTTTCGGCGCAGAGTCACTCGACCAGTGAGCTATTACGCACTCTTTCAATGGTGGCTGCTTCTAAGCCAACATCCTGGTTGTCTGTGCAACTCCACATCCTTTCCCACTTAACACACACTTGGGGACCTTAGCTGATGGTCTGGGCTGTTTCCCTTTCGACAATGGATCTTAGCACTCACTGTCTGACTCCCGGCAATAAGTATATGGCATTCGGAGTTTGACTGATCTTGGTAACCCTTGCGGGCCCCGCAACCAATCAGTGCTCTACCTCCACTACTCTAATACCGAGGCTAGCCCTAAAGCTATTTCGGGGAGAACCAGCTATCTCCGAGTTCGATTGGAATTTCTCCGCTACCCCCACCTCATCCCCGCATTTTTCAACATGCGTGGGTTCGGGCCTCCAGTGCGTGTTACCGCACCTTCACCCTGGACAGGGGTAGATCACACGGTTTCGGGTCTACGTCCACATACTCAAATCGCCCTATTCAGACTCGCTTTCGCTGCGGCTCCGTCTTCTCGACTTAACCTTGCATGTTAAACGTAACTCGCCGGTTCATTCTACAAAAGGCACGCCATCACCCATAGATAGGGCTCTGACTTTTTGTAAGCACACGGTTTCAGGTTCTATTTCACTCCCCTTCCGGGGTGCTTTTCACCTTTCCCTCACGGTACTGTTTCACTATCGGTCGCCAGGTAGTATTTAGCCTTAGCAGATGGTCCTGCTGGATTCATACGGGGTTTCACGTGCCCCGCACTACTCGGGATCCGTCTCGGAGAGAACACAGTTTAGATTACAGGGCTTTTACCTCTATCGCGGGCCTTTCCAGACCTCTTCATCTACTGTATTCCTTTGTAACTCCATGTGAGACGTCCCACAACCCCAAGGGGCAAGCCCCTTGGTTTAGGCTGTTCCGCGTTCGCTCGCCGCTACTGACGGAATCACTATTGTTTTCTCTTCCTCAGGGTACTTAGATGTTTCAGTTCCCCTGGTCTGCCTCTACATACCCTATGTATTCAGGTATGAGTAACTGCGAATTACCACAGCTGGGTTTCCCCATTCGGACACCCCCGGATCAAAGCTTGCTTACAGCTCCCCGAGGCAGTTTCGTTGTTCGCCACGTCCTTCGTCGGCTCCTGGCGCCTAGGCATCCTCCGTGTGCTCTTATTAGCTTAACCATCACTCCGGTGTTTGGCTTGTTCGCTCATCTTGTTTTGAATCTCGTTCACGATTAGAAATCGTTCACAAGGAATTCAAAGCCAAAGGTCGCTTCACAATCCAAAACCTTCGTTTCCAGCTAATAACTAATTTACTTGTTTGCACAAGTTATAGCTAAAAGATGTTCTAAAACGCAAATTCGTTTCGGTATCCAGTTTTCAAGGATCAAGTTTTATCTCATCCGGCTTTAACCCCGGAAGAAGATCATATCATTTACCGCATCTACTTGGCTACAAGTAAGTTTTAGAAATGATACCTTTTGAGAGTTGAACTCTCAAAACTGAGCAACGAGTGAGTGGTTCGAACCTTCAAGGGTCCTTATAGAAGCTTAACGCTTCTGTTCGAATGTTTCCGTTACAGGAAACGATTCTCCATAGAAAGGAGGTGATCCAGCCGCACCTTCCGATACGGCTACCTTGTTACGACTTCACCCCAATCATCTACCCCACCTTCGGCGGCTGGCTCCCTTGCGGGTTACCCCACCGACTTCGGGTGTTGTAAACTCTCGTGGTGTGACGGGCGGTGTGTACAAGACCCGGGAACGTATTCACCGCGGCATGCTGATCCGCGATTACTAGCAATTCCGACTTCATGCAGGCGAGTTGCAGCCTGCAATCCGAACTGAGACCGGCTTTGTTGGGATTCGCTCCACCTTGCGATTTCGCAGCCCGTTGTACCGGCCATTGTAGTACGTGTGTAGCCCAGGTCATAAGGGGCATGATGATTTGACGTCATCCCCACCTTCCTCCGGTTTGTCACCGGCAGTCTGCTTAGAGTGCCCACCATAATGTGCTGGCAACTAAGCATAAGGGTTGCGCTCGTTGCGGGACTTAACCCAACATCTCACGACACGAGCTGACGACAACCATGCACCACCTGTCTCCGATGCTCCGAAGAGGGGCACTATCTCTAATGCTTACATCGGGATGTCAAGACCTGGTAAGGTTCTTCGCGTTGCTTCGAATTAAACCACATACTCCACTGCTTGTGCGGGTCCCCGTCAATTCCTTTGAGTTTCAGTCTTGCGACCGTACTCCCCAGGCGGAGTGCTTACTGTGTTAACTTCGGCACCAAGGGTATCGAAACCCCTAACACCTAGCACTCATCGTTTACGGCGTGGACTACCAGGGTATCTAATCCTGTTTGCTCCCCACGCTTTCGCGCCTCAGCGTCAGTTACAGCCCAGAAAGTCGCCTTCGCCACTGGTGTTCCTCCACATATCTACGCATTTCACCGCTACACGTGGAATTCCACTTTCCTCTTCTGTACTCAAGCCACCCAGTTTCCAGTGCGACCTCAGGTTGAGCCCAAGGTTTAAACACCAGACTTAAATAGCCGCCTGCGCGCGCTTTACGCCCAATAATTCCGGACAACGCTTGCCCCCTACGTATTACCGCGGCTGCTGGCACGTAGTTAGCCGGGGCTTTCTTCTCAGGTACCGTCACTCCGATAGCAGTTACTCTACCGGACGTTCTTCCCTGGCAACAGAGCTTTACGATCCGAAAACCTTCATCACTCACGCGGCATTGCTCCGTCAGGCTTTCGCCCATTGCGGAAGATTCCCTACTGCTGCCTCCCGTAGGAGTCTGGGCCGTGTCTCAGTCCCAGTGTGGCCGTTCACCCTCTCAGGTCGGCTACGCATCGTCGCCTTGGTGAGCCGTTACCTCACCAACTAGCTAATGCGCCGCAGGCCCATCCCTCAGTGACAGATTGCTCCGTCTTTCATTCTCTCCTCAGGTGAGGAAAGAAATTATCCGGTATTAGCTACCGTTTCCGGTAGTTATCCCAGTCTAAGGGGCAGGTTGCCTACGTGTTACTCACCCGTCCGCCGCTAAATGATTTTGAAAGCAAGCTTTCAAAATCACTCCGCTCGACTTGCATGTATTAGGCATGCCGCCAGCGTTCGTCCTGAGCCAGGATCAAACTCTCCAAATTGTATTTAGAAAGAGCGATTGCTCATTTTGAAACATCTGACGAGAATTAAAAAATTCTCTGATCATGGTCTTCAAGAAGTCCATGATTTTGGATTTTACTCTCGTAAAATCCCACTCACTCGTTGTTCAGTTTTCAAAGATCAATGTCTCGTTTGTCGCTATTATTGTCTCAGCAGCGACCTTTATAATATATCACGGCGCCCACGTTTCAGTCAAGCTTTTTTTTAAAACTTAATTTTCTTGTCTGTCTTTCTAACGCTTCTGAATTGAGTTAACTCTTCAGAGGGACGAGTTATAATTTATCACATTAACAAGGATTGAGTCAACCCTAAATATTATACAATAAATAGTATTCTTCATTAATAGAGATAAACAAAAAAAGAGAGTGCTAATGCCCCTCCCTATCCTACAGTATTATTATCTCTATATGGTGTAACGTACGGTATGACCATCTCCGGTACTACCGTCTGCCCAAGAAGTTATTTCTCTAATCAGTGAACGGGAAGCCAGCTTTCTCAATATAATAGGAAGTTCAGCTTCCAAATGACTCACACCAGGCTGAATCAATAATTCTTCAACGCCCCATGGTTCATTACGACTATTCAGAATGGTTAAAAGCAACGTGCAGCAATCCGCCATTTTCGACATAATCGCAAATTCACAGGCCAATAATACAAGCTCCACTCTCTGTTCCAACGTTTCGGTGCTAATC
Proteins encoded:
- a CDS encoding MetQ/NlpA family ABC transporter substrate-binding protein, translating into MKKLIILVLTLTVIIAGCGEKKTSEGSQAPNSTVSNKLKVATLIPPMTDIMDIVKPLLKEDGIELEIMVLSDNVQPNEALANKEVDANFFQHVPYMEQFNASKGSDLVAVQPIYNAIYGGYSKRFKNIEELPDGSTLVVANDPSNIGRSLVMFEAAGLIKLKEGVGIQATQADIIENPRKFVIEEVDLLMLARMLDDADLVAMTPAYASPLGLTPKKDALITESEESEFSITLVSRKDNKESAAIKKLAERMSGPEVKKFLEDNYADIAIPAFK
- a CDS encoding methionine ABC transporter ATP-binding protein, whose protein sequence is MLSLNEVSKSYKLRDGLYKAVDNVSLEVNAGAIHGIIGASGAGKSTLLRMINLLEQPDQGTVTIDGQQLMGLPDKQLRKERQKIGMIFQQFNLVSNATVSRNVSIPLELAGMPKKERIRRVKECLKFVGLEDKEEQYPAQLSGGQRQRVGIARALVNNPKLLLCDEPTSSLDPATTVEILNVLKHVNSSLGVTIMIVTHEMDVIKTICSHVSVMESGRIIDSFSREDGKFRPAAGSFSSYREQIIGKEREVYV
- a CDS encoding glycosyl hydrolase; the encoded protein is MKGSTKWLASFMAAAMIGTSLAPAYAATGGAGNVSSTASDLQGHWAATDIGQWMNNGVIKGYPDGTFHPNQSINRAEFVTIINQVFGFTAASTINFSDVSAGSWYAHQLSIAKEAGYYLGFEKDQARATTEISRQDAVTLLARAFSLATGGNTSFASSFKDSADIQKYAVEAVNAFAGKISGYADGSFKPEGKITRAEVVTLLDQLITGYYATTGNHEAAIINGSVIINKDGANLKGATINGNLYLAPGIGDGEVTLDGITVKGTTYIWGGGENTITFNNANLGNVQVRRPDGMVRVMTTGTTQIANISMESKSRLELGVGTKVVVATINKLVALLVAEGASITNLTVNLDAPGTTIVGKGNISNAIVRASGLTVNGVVVGVGTITVANGVSVPVTPGSPTTPTTPTTNNGSGTVTPTPISTVDFVDSKATAETKSLFAYLQDIRGKNILFGQQHATTEGMSITEKNGTQSDSLNAVGAYPAVFGWDTLSLEGHEKPGVSGNFEQSRDNLIDVMKKAYAQNGVLNLSSHMPNFVTGGDFYDLKGNVVSTILPGGSNHQEFNQFLDNIADFAKKLKTDDGKPIPVVFRPFHEQSGSWFWWGAAFTTKDEYKEIYRYTVEYLRDQKGVHNFLYAYSPGGGFGDNEEKYLETYPGDDYVDIIGFDSYYNGEGQGWFDSVVKETKLVSKIADRKNKVAALTEFGYQKMQVSGNTTTDFYTRLATALKSDPDSKRMAYMLTWANFGANSIYVPYPTGDPAHEHEMLADFKKFYDDEYSIFSNGVTGAYNRSIDAAVEKPLMHIASPTNQGTISTNTTKVRARVLNETPVKVVYTVNGSTVETPMTLEADGFFYSADWSPAASLNGKSNTITVKVYGADGTVLQEQTNTVFVKIGEVLIHSYTFDQDILGVQNNGGYQAEVSSLTHSTLDGNGVLKIGVTKAVYGDNWQELKLELTNAKSVINSDTLADVSRIKFDAWIPVSAGSSKATPSLRAVVMLPPDWENKYGMETTQVALSEMQKVTINGVEYAKFSPSIDLSDATKREEADDIALSLVGSGLDSDTTSFPVYIDNIQLYSTFAEATSDPAFVDDFEGYLGSNLSLQTKFVHAGGDIASATLDAGHKQSGSYGLKYTYTLGGNGYTGITKSMGSADWSGFNALQFWYQPDAQGQKLVIQINASGKTYEYYPDTKTTTAQFVTAKFSDFKPANGATGTLTKLNLKAIQAFSIYTNAVPSGSTLTSDMYFDDIKAVNDPNAGTVPSGSAGGGIALGTLFDFESSLQGWEFGQNTVATNLANTTDGVSKVLSVDFPNTFPANTNFELNNIGNRDLSSGSTLKLKVRISTGSALAKLFIKTGGGWAWADSGEQTLTTDYQWITMDLNQSTIDKTLIQSMGLQISSPSGTSSPLTVYVDEVILE
- a CDS encoding methionine ABC transporter permease, yielding MFESMIKYQAQMWQSIGETFVMVGISVSAALLLGLPLGTLLFFCRKGQLYENKYLSLILNSIVNIVRSFPFLLLVVALIPLTRMIVGTAIGTIAATVPLSIVAIVYYSRLVEQSLLEVPKGTIDAALSMGASKLSLTFKFLYVEARSGLVLGLTTSTISFISFSTVMGVVGGGGVGDFAIRYGYQRFETEVMIYAILVMIVLVQFVQFAGGSLSRLLDKR